AGCGGGCCGATCCGGTACAGCACCTCGGGCTGGTGCCCGCCGTCGGGGAAGAGATCCCCGTCGAAGAGCACCTCGCGCTCCAGGGTCGCGCCGTGACGCTCGGAGAAGGCGTGGAACATACGGTCCGACGCGGTGTTGTCGGGCGTGACGGTCGTCTCGATCGAGACGATCCCCCGCTCCTCGGTGACCCGCCTGGTGAGCGCGTCGAGAAGGGTGCCGGCGAGGCCCATGCCCCGGTGGGAGCGGTCGACGGCCACCTGCCAGACGACCAGGACCTCGGGGCGCTCGGGGCGGACGTAGCCCGTGACGAAGCCGACGGGGGTTCCGCCGGGGCCGGTGGACCCGTCCGCGCCGCGGGGCCCGGCCCCTTCGGCGGCCGGGTCCGTTCTGTCGGCCCGGGAGGCCCCGGCCGTGGTGTCGCGGGCCACGACGGAGGTCGCGGCGAAGTCACGACACCACAGCAGATAGCTGTAGGAGGAGTTCAGGTCCAGGACCTCGGAGTCGCGGGCGATGCGCCAGAGCGCGGCTCCGTCCTCCACTCGGGGGGCATCGATCGTGAGGGATCGCGTGAATTCGCTTCGGACACCTGCAAGGTCTGCTTGGGCGGCAGTCATGTCTATTGAATTTACCCAGCCAATTCAGAAATCGCATCGTCGGCAGGGGTTGGGGGCGGCCCCGCCCTGTGTTATCACGCGGGCGTGGACGTCGCACGGCAGCGGGGGTATTCGGGTGGTTTGACCGTGTCATTCTGGGCATGTCGGGCCACCTTGTGTACTCGGTCACATATGCGTAACGCTCTCGACCCCGGCCTGAATTATGGGGTCGCCCGCCGCCGAAACCTCCGTGTTTAAGGGCGGCGGGAGTGGGCAGACGAATGCGGGAAGCCGGGTGGGTAAGAATTCATTTCGCTATTCCCGCATTCCCGGACCGAAACCGCCCGCGCTATTCAGGATGCGAGGCCGGCCCAACTGCCGGACACTGCTTTCTCCGCCGCCGCCGGATTCACCCGCGCACCCCTTCCGGCGAGCGCGGCGCCCAGCGCCGCGAGCGAGGACCGCACCGCCCCGGGAGTGGCGGCGGCGCCGTAGTGGTTGACCCGGATCATCTCCGCGGACAGCGCCCCGCCCCCGGCGATCAGCGGCAGCGACGGATCGGCCGCCAGGGCCTCGGCGACCAGGGCGGCGGCGTCCACCCCCTCGGGGGTGCGCAGCGTCGTGGCGACGGGCGCGGCGTCCCGCGCGGAGTACACGAACGGCTCAAGGCCCCCGCCGAGCGCGAGCGCCCCCGCGCGCGTCGCCGCGGCGGCCGACGCGTGTACCGCCGTCCGGGTGACGAGGCCCTCCGCCTCGATACGTTCCAGGCAGGCGTCCAGGGCGAGCATCTCCAGCTGCGCCGGCGCGTGCGGCAGCGCGGCGCGCCCGGTGTCGATCCAGCGCTCCTTCCAGTCGAGGAGCGAGAGGTACGAGCGGCGCGGCGCCCCCGGATTCGCGGCCATCCGCTCCCACGCGCGGGCGCTCACCGACACGGCGGAGACCCCGGCGGGCCCGCCCATGGCCTTCTGCGCGCCGATCACGCACAGGTCGACGCCCCAGGCGTCGGGCAGCAGCGGTTCCGCCGCCACGGACGCCACCGCGTCCAGCATGAACAGGGCGCCGTGGGCGCGGACGGCCTCGCCGATCTCGGCCACCGGGTTGGTGTTGCCGGTGGCCGCCTCGGCGTGGACCAGCGACACGAAGTCGATCTCCGGGTGCTCCGCCAGCGCGCGCTCGACCTGCTCGGCCGAGGCCGCCGCGTGGAAGGGCACCTCCAGGTCCACGACCGTCGCCCCGCAGTCGCGGAGCCAGTTGCCGAAGGTCTGGCCGTACGGGCCCGTGACGACGTTCAGCGCGGTCGAACCGGCACGGGCGCCACCGCGGACACAGCCCTCCAGAGGAAGCAGCGCCTCGCCCTGCGTGATCACCACGTCCTGCTCGGTGTCGAGCAGGGCGGCCACCCGCCGCTCGACGGCCGCGAAGTCGGCGGGAGTGAGGGGGGCGAGGTCAAGCAGCGGATGGGTCACGGTCGGTGCGCTCTCTTCGGGTCGTCGGCGGCCGGTCACCGGCCGCACAAGTACGGGGGCGGAAGGCCGCTCGAACGGTGTTCGGACACTCCCTCGTCGAGGGTACTCAGCGCCTCGTAAGGTTCGGCCCATGACTGATCAGGCGGTGCTGCGGGTGAAGGGGCGGGTGCTCGTCGGCCCCGACGACGTCCGGGACGAGATGTGGGTCGTGGACGGGCGGACGACCTTCGAGCGCCCCTCCGGCGCGCGGGACGTCCGCACCGTCGTCGGCTGGGCGGTGCCCGGTCTGGTCGACGCGCACTGCCACGTCGGCCTGGACACCCACGGACCCGTGGACGAGGCGACCAGCGAGAAGCAGGCGCTCGCCGACCGGGAGGCGGGCACCCTGCTGCTGCGCGACGCGGGATCGCCGTCCGACACCCGCTGGATCGACGGCCGCGACGACCTGCCGAAGATCATCAGGGCGGGCCGGCACATCGCGCGCACCCGCCGCTACATCCGTAACTTCGCCCACGAGATCGAGC
Above is a window of Streptomyces sp. NBC_01498 DNA encoding:
- the ectA gene encoding diaminobutyrate acetyltransferase is translated as MTAAQADLAGVRSEFTRSLTIDAPRVEDGAALWRIARDSEVLDLNSSYSYLLWCRDFAATSVVARDTTAGASRADRTDPAAEGAGPRGADGSTGPGGTPVGFVTGYVRPERPEVLVVWQVAVDRSHRGMGLAGTLLDALTRRVTEERGIVSIETTVTPDNTASDRMFHAFSERHGATLEREVLFDGDLFPDGGHQPEVLYRIGPLTT
- a CDS encoding pyridoxal-phosphate-dependent aminotransferase family protein yields the protein MTHPLLDLAPLTPADFAAVERRVAALLDTEQDVVITQGEALLPLEGCVRGGARAGSTALNVVTGPYGQTFGNWLRDCGATVVDLEVPFHAAASAEQVERALAEHPEIDFVSLVHAEAATGNTNPVAEIGEAVRAHGALFMLDAVASVAAEPLLPDAWGVDLCVIGAQKAMGGPAGVSAVSVSARAWERMAANPGAPRRSYLSLLDWKERWIDTGRAALPHAPAQLEMLALDACLERIEAEGLVTRTAVHASAAAATRAGALALGGGLEPFVYSARDAAPVATTLRTPEGVDAAALVAEALAADPSLPLIAGGGALSAEMIRVNHYGAAATPGAVRSSLAALGAALAGRGARVNPAAAEKAVSGSWAGLAS